The Carassius auratus strain Wakin chromosome 27, ASM336829v1, whole genome shotgun sequence genome includes a region encoding these proteins:
- the LOC113045604 gene encoding KAT8 regulatory NSL complex subunit 2-like, whose protein sequence is MNRIRIHVLPSSRGRVTQAARTQEPQTCSYAQRPCSQPRLEGLEFCIKHVLEDKNAPYRQCSYVSNKNGKRCPNAAPKPEKKEGVSFCAEHARRNALVQQAQMRKASTSGPSPEVLLSQISGYSQLETGTYGQEGRSEASRILDEESWSEEEQDPIVLDQTWRGDPDSEDESLDSDHEDPLKHAGVYTAEEVALITREKLIRLQSLYIDQFKRLQHLLKEKKRRYLHSRKIEHETIGSSLLTGPEGLSMKERENLKKLKALRRYRRRYGVEALLHRQLRQRRQAITEGGTPQTMRLSQRCISFVEGTRCSNPCLPMTRHCVSHIYQDSSQVLFKMCPGLKDVPCDRPVHMGQSEEPRCPLHLSLPPPMYQPEQEESIAPEQLPSAPTDMYLSAAELQPTENLPLEFSDDLDAEDEGLQCPPSPLLFDTALALEDQTIRAIAEAPMDILTGAEQGYLDGSSQDAELSERDEVSVEDQVESEILEAVPMQNSSKDSDTKTTDALS, encoded by the exons ATGAACAGGATTCGGATCCACGTGCTGCCGTCCAGCAGAGGTCGAGTGACTCAAGCTGCTCGTACCCAAGAACCTCAGACCTGCTCTTACGCCCAGAGACCATGTTCACAGCCTCGCCTGGAGGGCCTAGAGTTCTGCATCAAACATGTACTTGAAGATAAAAATGCTCCCTACAGGCAATGCAGCTATGTGTCAAACAAGAATGGCAAGCGCTGCCCCAATGCAGCCCCAAAACCAGAGAAAAAAGAGGG ggtatcGTTCTGTGCAGAACATGCACGCAGAAATGCTTTGGTGCAACAAGCTCAAATGCGGAAGGCATCCACTTCAGGACCTTCCCCTGAAGTTTTGCTGTCTCAGATCAGTGGATACAGTCAGCTGGAAACTGGAACTTATGGTCAAGAGGGCCGTAGTGAAGCTAGCCGCATACTAG ATGAAGAGAGTTGGAGTGAAGAGGAGCAGGATCCTATTGTTTTGGATCAGACATGGAGAGGAGACCCTGACAGTGAAGATGAAAGTCTTGACAGTGACCACGAAGACCCTTTAAA GCATGCGGGGGTGTACACAGCCGAGGAAGTGGCACTCATCACGCGTGAAAAATTGATCAGACTTCAGTCTCTCTACATAGACCAATTTAAACGTCTGCAACacttattaaaagaaaagaaacgcCGTTACCTGCACAGCCGCAAGATTGAACATGAGACCATTG GGAGCAGCCTTTTAACAGGTCCAGAGGGGCTGTCCATGAAGGAACGAGAGAACCTGAAAAAACTAAAGGCTCTGCGACGTTATCGCCGTCGCTATGGTGTGGAGGCCTTGCTGCATCGCCAACTCAGACAAAGAAGACAAGCAATTACTGAGGGAGGAACGCCACAG ACGATGCGTTTAAGCCAGAGATGCATTTCCTTTGTGGAAGGGACTCGCTGTTCAAATCCGTGTCTGCCAATGACACGACATTGTGTCTCTC ACATTTATCAAGATAGTAGCCAGGTTTTATTCAAAATGTGCCCTGGTCTGAAGGACGTTCCGTGTGATCGTCCTGTGCACATGGGACAGTCAGAAGAGCCCCGCTGTCCTCTGCACCTGTCCCTGCCTCCTCCCATGTACCAGCCTGAGCAGGAGGAGTCTATTGCCCCGGAGCAGCTGCCGTCTGCACCCACAGACATGTACCTCAGTGCCGCAGAGCTCCAGCCAACAGAAAATCTACCTCTGGAATTCAGTGAT GATCTTGACGCTGAAGATGAGGGTTTGCAGTGTCCCCCGTCCCCCTTGCTGTTCGACACAGCGCTTGCATTAGAAGACCAGACCATCAGAGCGATCGCCGAGGCCCCCATGGACATACTGACAGGGGCGGAGCAGGGCTACCTGGATGGCTCTTCCCAAGATGCTGAGCTCTCGGAGAGAGACGAGGTGTCTGTGGAAGATCAG GTTGAATCTGAAATACTTGAAGCAGTTCCCATGCAGAATTCATCAAAGGACTCTGACACGAAAACAACAGATGCCTTATCCTGA